One Phoenix dactylifera cultivar Barhee BC4 unplaced genomic scaffold, palm_55x_up_171113_PBpolish2nd_filt_p 000026F, whole genome shotgun sequence genomic window carries:
- the LOC103716921 gene encoding protein LATERAL ROOT PRIMORDIUM 1-like, giving the protein MGMVGLRDVLVVAPAGSFHPQYHEPLPSSAEHPIIPLLTAAPCLVDEAHDGAGGRPKPAGGIHLWQAQPPPPPQNPGPNPNPTFSYLKKPVPTLDPAGILAGGGGGTSTCQDCGNQAKKDCSHRRCRTCCKSRGFECSTHVKSTWVPAARRRERQLVTSSAAAAAAAGSSTSTSAPKKPRLISSQTTTTASHTSNSNTPPRSLDTSSSHQDATLRDSLPGHVRAPAVFKCVRVTSIDDGEDEYAYQAMVKIGGHVFKGFLYDQGVDDGRGEASNDAIPNISELHLGGAGAAAAAAGRNGSSSAAIMPSDDYGDGPPGGGGFLGGTTNYGNPIN; this is encoded by the exons ATGGGAATGGTCGGTCTCCGCGATGTCCTCGTCGTCGCCCCCGCTGGATCGTTCCATCCACAGTACCACGAGCCCTTGCCCTCCTCCGCCGAGCACCCGATCATCCCCCTCCTCACCGCCGCCCCCTGCCTCGTAGATGAGGCCCACGACGGCGCCGGCGGCCGACCCAAGCCCGCCGGCGGGATTCACCTCTGGCAGGCACAGCCCCCTCCGCCCCCCCAGAACCCCggccctaaccctaaccctacctTCTCCTACCTCAAGAAACCCGTCCCCACTCTCGACCCCGCCGGCATTCTCGCCGGCGGTGGAGGGGGTACCTCGACGTGCCAGGACTGCGGCAACCAGGCCAAGAAGGACTGCAGCCACCGGCGGTGCCGCACCTGCTGCAAGTCCCGCGGATTCGAGTGCTCCACCCACGTCAAGAGCACCTGGGTCCCCGCCGCCCGCCGCCGCGAGCGCCAGCTTGtcacctcctccgccgccgccgccgccgcagccgGCTCCTCCACCTCCACCTCCGCTCCCAAGAAACCCCGCCTCATCTCCTCCCAGACCACCACTACCGCCTCCCACACCTCCAACTCCAACACCCCTCCTCGCAGCCTCGACACCAGCTCCAGCCACCAAg ATGCGACCCTTCGCGACAGCTTGCCTGGGCACGTTCGAGCGCCGGCCGTGTTCAAATGCGTCCGCGTGACGTCCATCGACGACGGCGAGGACGAGTACGCGTACCAAGCCATGGTCAAGATCGGCGGACACGTCTTCAAGGGCTTCCTCTACGACCAAGGCGTGGACGACGGGCGGGGCGAGGCGAGCAATGATGCCATTCCAAACATCTCGGAGCTCCATCTCGGGGGTGCCggcgctgctgctgctgctgctggtagAAATGGATCCTCTTCCGCCGCCATTATGCCGTCCGACGACTACGGCGACGGACCGCCCGGTGGCGGTGGATTCCTTGGAGGTACTACAAACTATGGTAACCCAATAAATTGA